The Urbifossiella limnaea nucleotide sequence CAGGTGTTCCGCCAGGTGGTGCAGGTGCCATACGGCCGCGTCGCCGAGGCCACCCGGAGCGTGCAGTTCAAGTTCGTGGAAGCCGGGCACATCCTCGGCTCGGCGATGGTCCTCATCACCGCGACCGGCCCCGACCGCGAGCGCACCCTGTGCTTCAGCGGCGACATGGGCCGCCGCGGCATGCCGATCCTGAAGCCGACCGCCCCGGTGCCGCCGGCCGACCTGCTGGTGTGCGAGAGCACGTACGGCAACCGCCTCCACCGCTCGTTCGAGGAGACGGTGGAGCAACTGTACGCGGCGATCCGCGACACCGTCGCCCGCGGCGGCAAGGCGCTGATCCCGGCGTTCAGCCTCGGCCGGACGCAGCTCATCATCCACGTGCTGCAGCTCGGCCTGCGGGCGGGCAAGTTCCCGCACCTGCCGATCTTCGTGGACAGCCCCTTGGCGAGCGAGGTGGCCGAGGTGTACCGGGCGCACCCGGACAGCCTGTCGGCGGACATCGCGCAGGCTTTGCGGGAGGGCCACGGCCTGCTCGGCGGCGACGGGGTGAACTACGTGCGCGACTTCGAGCAGAGCACGCTGCTGGCGACGCGGCCGGGGCCGGCGGTGGTGATCGCGTCGAGCGGCATGTGCGACGCCGGCCGGGTGCAGCAGCACCTGAAGCAGATCGTGGACGACCCGCGCTGCACGGTGATCCTGGTGAGCTTCCAGGCGCCGGGCACGACCGGCCGGCGGCTGCTGGAGAACAAGCCGACGGTGCGGTTCCAGGGCCGCGACTGGAACAAGTGGGTGGAGGTGGTGCACCTGGACGGCTTCAGCGGCCACGCCGACCGCGACGACTTCCTGGCGTACCTGGGCCCGCTGGCGGGGAAGGTGGGGAAGGTGCGGCTGATCCACGGCGAGCGCGAGCAGGCGCTGGCGCTGTCGGACACGCTGCGCGACCTCGGCTTCGCCGACGTGGGCGTTCCCGCCCCGGGCGACCGGGTGGTGATCGGGTAGCGATTCGGGTATGCTCGGTGACGTGAACCGGAGGTGCGTGATGTCCCAGACGGTCGCCGCGCTACTCGATGCCGCGCTCGCCCTCCCAGAAGACGAGCGGGCGGAGTTGGTCGATCTGCTTGCCGCGTCGCTCGAGCCGCCGCCGAGTTCGCTTCACCCGGCCTGGAAGGACGAAATCCGCCGCCGCGCCGCCGAAGTCGATTCCGGGCAGGTGAAGCCGATCCCGTGGGAGGAGATCCGTCGAGAGCTGGAGGCCGAACTCGACGCGGGGGCGGGTGGTGGCTAACCTCGAGTTCCTCCCCGGCGCCCGGCGGGAGCTCCGGGAAGCCTTCGACTGGTACAGGCAACGAAATCCGGCGGCTGCCCGGCGGTTCGTCACCGAGGTCGATCGGGTGACGGCCGCCATCGCCGCCCAACCGGACCGGTACGGCTGGTACGACCCGCCGTTCCGTGAAGCAATTCTCAACCGTTACCCGTTCAGCGTGATCTACCGCGTCGATGACGCCGGGGACGTACTCGTCGTCGCCGTGGCCCACGCCAGCCGCGAGCCCGGCTACTGGCTCGACCGCACCTGACGGAGCCGCCCATGCGCCCCCTGCTTGTCCCCTGCGCAGTCGCCGCCGTCCTCGCCGCCGCGCCGGCGCCGGCGCAGCCGGAACCCGACGCGCTCAAGAAGGCCGTCACCCTCTACGCCTCGTTCGACGAGCACGTCCAGGCCGACGTCGCCGGCGGCGGCAAGATGCTCAACACCCGCTTCAACCACCCGTCGCGGCCGGGCACGTTCCTCGTCGAGCCGGGGTTCAACGACAACGTCTTCCACGTCGCCCGCGGCCGCGGCGTCGCCGGCGGCGGGGCGCTCGAAGTTACCGACGTGCTCCCCCGCAACGGCCGCGTCTTCTTCCCCGCCAGGGGGAACCTCGCCTACGACCCGAAGGGGTGGGGCGGGGCGCTCTCGGTGTGGTGCCAGACCGACCCGAACACGTCGCTCAAGACGTCGTTCTGCGACCCCGTGCAGATCACCGAGAAGGGCGCCAACAACGGCGGGCTGTGGTTCGACTTCAACGACGCGAAGCCGCGCGACCTGCGGCACGGGGCGTTCCCGGCCGTCCCCGCCGGGCAGAAGGGCGTGGGCGAGGACGACCCGAAGGCGCCGCTGGTCCGCGTCCCGCGGGTGGCGTGGAAGCTGGGCGACTGGCACCACGTCGTGCTGTCGTGGTCCGGGTTCGACACCGGCAAGGCGGACGCGGTGTCGCAGCTGTACATCGACGGCAGGCTGATCGGCGAGGTCCGCGACCGCGCGATCGCCATGAACTGGGACATCGACCGCACGGGGATTTACGTGGCGGTCAGCTACATCGGCCTGATGGACGAGCTGGCGCTGTTCCGCCGCCCGCTCACCGCCGCCGAGGTGAAGGAGCTCCGCGAGCGCCCCGGCCTGCTGAAGTGACGGCGCCGCCCGTTAGCCCGTTAGGCCGGGGCGCAAGCCCCGTCGGGGATCAGACGCCCGACGGGGCTTGCGCCCCGGCCTAACGGGATACCCGCCCCGCCCGGGGTTGTCCGAATCCGGGCCGGTCGGTATCGTCCGCCCCTCCCCGGAGGGCAGATGGGCATGCGCGGGCTCGCGGTCGTGGTCGGATTCCTCGCGGCTACCGCGGCGGCGCACGCCCAGACCCCCGAACCCGCCGTCGTCAAAGCGCCCGCGCCGCCCGCGCCGCCCGAGCCGAACCCGTGGGCCGCGCCGGCGAAGCTGCCGGAGGTCAAGGCGCCCGAGGTCAAGGTGCCGGACTACTTCGGCCCGGCGGTGTCGCAGCCGTTCAACGAGAAGTCGCTGTTCCCCAACCCCGTCAAGCTCGACGTCCCGCCGCCGGGCCCGCCCACCACGCAGCCCCCCGCCGGGCTCCTGCCGCCGCCCGACGCCGGGCCGCCGGTCGTCATCCCCGACGGGTCGCTGCCGACCGCCCCGCCGCCGCGGAAGTGGCGCGGCGGGTTCGAGTTCGGCCTCAACGGGGCCGACGGCAACTCGGACATCCTCAGCCTCCGCCTCGGCACCACCTTCGACGCCAAGGTGGAGCGGAACGCCCTCCACGTGAACGCCCTGTACACGCTGTCGCGGCAGGACGGCAGCACGAGGC carries:
- a CDS encoding MBL fold metallo-hydrolase, with protein sequence MTPPAPPPEPHHPTEPTLTFWGAAGSVSGSMHLLEVGNHKVLLDCGLNQGKREEARQRNAHFPFHPNQIDAVVLSHAHIDHCGNLPTLVRQGFAGPIYCTPPTRDLLRVMLHDSAKIQEEDAAHLNIARNYAEPWVQPLYSQVDVEQVFRQVVQVPYGRVAEATRSVQFKFVEAGHILGSAMVLITATGPDRERTLCFSGDMGRRGMPILKPTAPVPPADLLVCESTYGNRLHRSFEETVEQLYAAIRDTVARGGKALIPAFSLGRTQLIIHVLQLGLRAGKFPHLPIFVDSPLASEVAEVYRAHPDSLSADIAQALREGHGLLGGDGVNYVRDFEQSTLLATRPGPAVVIASSGMCDAGRVQQHLKQIVDDPRCTVILVSFQAPGTTGRRLLENKPTVRFQGRDWNKWVEVVHLDGFSGHADRDDFLAYLGPLAGKVGKVRLIHGEREQALALSDTLRDLGFADVGVPAPGDRVVIG
- a CDS encoding addiction module protein; the encoded protein is MSQTVAALLDAALALPEDERAELVDLLAASLEPPPSSLHPAWKDEIRRRAAEVDSGQVKPIPWEEIRRELEAELDAGAGGG
- a CDS encoding type II toxin-antitoxin system RelE/ParE family toxin — translated: MANLEFLPGARRELREAFDWYRQRNPAAARRFVTEVDRVTAAIAAQPDRYGWYDPPFREAILNRYPFSVIYRVDDAGDVLVVAVAHASREPGYWLDRT
- a CDS encoding LamG domain-containing protein translates to MRPLLVPCAVAAVLAAAPAPAQPEPDALKKAVTLYASFDEHVQADVAGGGKMLNTRFNHPSRPGTFLVEPGFNDNVFHVARGRGVAGGGALEVTDVLPRNGRVFFPARGNLAYDPKGWGGALSVWCQTDPNTSLKTSFCDPVQITEKGANNGGLWFDFNDAKPRDLRHGAFPAVPAGQKGVGEDDPKAPLVRVPRVAWKLGDWHHVVLSWSGFDTGKADAVSQLYIDGRLIGEVRDRAIAMNWDIDRTGIYVAVSYIGLMDELALFRRPLTAAEVKELRERPGLLK
- a CDS encoding DUF481 domain-containing protein, which codes for MRGLAVVVGFLAATAAAHAQTPEPAVVKAPAPPAPPEPNPWAAPAKLPEVKAPEVKVPDYFGPAVSQPFNEKSLFPNPVKLDVPPPGPPTTQPPAGLLPPPDAGPPVVIPDGSLPTAPPPRKWRGGFEFGLNGADGNSDILSLRLGTTFDAKVERNALHVNALYTLSRQDGSTRQNQAILNVRDEILFPGSPWSVFSAVQVEYDEFRSYDLRAGAYAGMSYRWLKTDTTLFKTRLGAGAVREIDTDNNGPADRWVPEAVIGGDFNHRLNDRQSFLSGLDVFPNLSQLGQYRVRARVGYEIVLNPERGMVLRLGVQDRYDTSPGNAKRNDLNYFTTLLFRF